Proteins found in one Papio anubis isolate 15944 chromosome 13, Panubis1.0, whole genome shotgun sequence genomic segment:
- the ZBTB43 gene encoding zinc finger and BTB domain-containing protein 43, whose product MEPGANSFRVEFPDFSSTILQKLNQQRQQGQLCDVSIVVQGHIFRAHKAVLAASSPYFCDQVLLKNSRRIVLPDVMNPRVFENILLSSYTGRLVMPAPEIVSYLTAASFLQMWHVVDKCTEVLEGNPTVLCQKLNHGSDHQSPSSSSYNGLVESFELGSGGHTDFPKAQELRDGENEEESTKDELSSQLTEHEYLPSNSSTEHDRLSTEMASQDGEEGASDSAEFHYTRPMYSKPSIMAHKRWIHVKPERLEQACEGMDVHAAYDEHQVTESINTVQTEHTVQPSGVEEDFHIGEKKVEAEFDEQADEGNYDEQVDFYGSSMEEFSGERSDGNLIGHRQEAALAAGYSENIEMVTGIKEEASHLGFSATDKLYPCQCGKSFTHKSQRDRHMSMHLGLRPYGCGVCGKKFKMKHHLVGHMKIHTGIKPYECNICAKRFMWRDSFHRHVTSCTKSYEAAKAEQNTTEAN is encoded by the coding sequence ATGGAGCCTGGAGCAAACTCTTTTCGGGTAGAATTTCCtgatttttccagcaccattctACAGAAACTGAACCAGCAGCGCCAGCAAGGACAATTATGTGACGTCTCCATTGTTGTCCAAGGCCACATTTTCCGGGCACACAAGGCCGTTCTTGCTGCCAGTTCACCCTACTTTTGTGACCAGGTACTCCTGAAAAACAGCAGGAGAATTGTTTTGCCTGATGTGATGAACCCAAGAGTGTTTGAGAACATTCTCCTATCCAGCTATACAGGACGTCTAGTAATGCCCGCTCCAGAAATTGTTAGTTACTTGACAGCGGCAAGCTTCCTCCAGATGTGGCATGTGGTAGACAAATGCACTGAAGTTTTAGAGGGAAACCCTACAGTCCTTTGTCAGAAGCTAAATCATGGCAGTGACCACCAGTCGCCAAGCAGCAGTAGTTACAATGGCCTGGTAGAGAGCTTTGAGCTGGGCTCGGGGGGTCATACTGATTTTCCCAAAGCCCAAGAACTGAGGGATGGTGAAAATGAAGAGGAGAGCACCAAAGACGAGCTGTCATCCCAGCTCACCGAGCACGAATACCTGCCCAGCAACTCGTCCACAGAGCATGACCGCCTGAGCACGGAAATGGCGAGCCAGGATGGGGAGGAGGGCGCCAGCGACAGCGCCGAGTTCCACTACACCCGGCCCATGTACAGCAAGCCCAGCATCATGGCTCACAAACGCTGGATCCACGTGAAGCCCGAGCGCTTAGAACAGGCTTGCGAGGGCATGGATGTGCACGCGGCCTACGACGAGCATCAGGTCACAGAGTCCATCAACACCGTGCAGACCGAGCACACCGTCCAGCCTTCGGGAGTGGAGGAGGACTTCCACATCGGGGAGAAGAAAGTGGAAGCCGAGTTTGATGAACAGGCTGATGAGGGCAATTATGATGAGCAGGTGGATTTCTATGGCTCTTCCATGGAAGAGTTTTCCGGAGAGAGGTCGGACGGGAACCTCATTGGGCACAGACAGGAGGCTGCCCTCGCAGCAGGCTACAGTGAGAATATTGAAATGGTAACAGGGATTAAAGAAGAAGCTTCCCACTTAGGATTCTCAGCCACCGACAAGCTGTATCCTTGTCAGTGTGGGAAGAGTTTCACTCACAAGAGTCAGAGAGATCGGCACATGAGCATGCACCTCGGTCTGCGGCCTTACGGCTGTGGCGTCTGCGGTAAGAAATTCAAAATGAAGCACCACCTCGTGGGCCACATGAAAATTCACACGGGCATAAAGCCGTATGAGTGTAATATCTGTGCAAAGAGGTTTATGTGGAGGGACAGTTTCCACCGGCATGTGACTTCTTGTACCAAGTCCTACGAAGCTGCAAAGGCTGAGCAGAATACAACTGAGGCTAACTAA